A genome region from Babesia bigemina genome assembly Bbig001, chromosome : I includes the following:
- a CDS encoding Ser/Arg-rich splicing factor, putative — MGSRERHDRRHASLLVRNLKYETSPEQLRSAFSKFGEIRDVYLPLDYYTRKPRGFGFVEFFSHSDADEAMREMFGYELDGNKIEVFVAKHGRSDPYQMVSQDAGSRRFIRKPRRSEAMIHSKTEEQAPAVTCHKTELTALQRNRERRRRRSRDRSYSRDRRRRSVSYDRHRRRSISRSRERYRSRERDRRMSRSMDRPSPRMRGDSRGRNHDSPKRSDGARDYSRSQSRSR, encoded by the exons ATGGGTAGCCGTGAACGCCACGATAGACGGCACGCGTCTCTGCTCGTCAGGAACCTTAAGTACGAGACTTCGCCCGAACAATTGCGCTCCGCGTTTTCTAAGTTCGGCGAAATCCGTGACGTGTACCTGCCGCTCGACTACTACACGAGAAAGCCACGCGGATTTGGATTCGTCGAATTTTTTTCGCACTCCGACGCCGATGAAGCCATGCGTGAGATGTTCGGATACGAACTGGACGGTAACAAAATCGAGGTCTTCGTCGCGAAACACGGAAGATCAGACCCCTACCAGATGGTAAGCCAAGACGCCGGGTCACGGCGATTTATTCGCAAGCCGCGCCGCTCGGAGGCTATGATTCATTCGAAAACTGAAGAACAAGCCCCGGCGGTCACTTGCCATAAGACGGAGCTGACAGCCTTGCAGAGGAACCGCGAGCGTCGGAGACGCAGAAGCCGCGACAGGTCATACTCGAGAGATAGGCGCCGCCGATCAGTGTCGTACGACAGACACCGCAGGCGTTCTATTTCGAGGTCGCGAGAGAGGTACAGGTCACGCGAAAGGGACAGGCGCATGTCCAGGTCTATggacagaccctcaccgaG AATGCGAGGGGACAGCAGAGGGCGTAACCACGATAGTCCCAAGCGTTC CGACGGAGCCAGGGACTACTCTAGGAGCCAATCACGGAGCAGATGA
- a CDS encoding prefoldin subunit, putative, producing MGTPSSAYDGLVTYVDNRKVPAAKYVADIEKLVGDRDPAVVTENGKELLAKYRFMEKSMVTKLTALHNKVPELKDALTIIAQIEKRGADDGGDMYTYFKVSDTLYSEARITSTKTIFLWLGANTMVEYPVDEAIALLKDQLNVALESIEDIKKDLSWIRNQITSTEVTVARLHNYGVMKKSAATAKAGS from the exons ATGGGCACGCCGAGTTCCGCTTATGACGGCCTCGTCACCTATGTTGACAACAGGAAGGTGCCAGCTGCAAAATATGTT GCCGACATCGAGAAGCTTGTAGGAGACCGTGATCCCGCTGTAGTGACGGAGAACGGTAAAGAGCTTTTAGC GAAGTATCGATTCATGGAGAAAAGCATGGTGACGAAGCTTACTGCGCTTCACAACAAGGTGCCGGAGCTCAAAGACGCATTGACGATCATAGCGCAAATCGAGAAGAGGGGG GCAGACGATGGAGGCGACATGTACACGTACTTCAAGGTATCGGACACGCTCTACTCCGAAGCTCGTATAACATCCACGAAGACAATTTTCCTATGGCTGGGG GCTAACACAATGGTTGAGTACCCCGTGGATGAGGCTATTGCGCTGCTCAAAGATCAGCTTAACGTGGCTCTTGAGAGCATCGAAGATATT AAAAAGGATTTATCGTGGATTCGCAACCAGATAACAAGCACCGAGGTGACGGTTGCTCGTCTACACAATTACGGCGTGATGAAGAAGAGTGCCGCCACTGCCAAGGCAGGGTCGTAG
- a CDS encoding ATP synthase F1 delta subunit, putative, which yields MTMIWRRLFGRLPKQLRGVPPLCGTSHISHRSFANTSDAKALEMMDGHGVMGSYAKALYLAAKDASCVDSVMGDLSTLHDAMSTCNEFSVFISNPCLRSSTKVAFLRDDLKTLGLPEMQKETLNCLEVLFTQRRSGDFAELVKLFETLYMATKGQVKCYAHSACELSPKHKVALENALKKRLGGSSQPSVVYKVNPSLMGGLVVRIGDQVIDASVSAKLDRVHSRLSCNS from the coding sequence ATGACCATGATTTGGCGCCGTCTATTCGGCCGTCTGCCGAAACAGCTCCGCGGTGTTCCTCCGCTATGCGGGACATCGCACATATCGCATCGCTCTTTTGCGAATACATCAGATGCAAAAGCTTTAGAAATGATGGACGGCCACGGCGTAATGGGTTCCTACGCGAAAGCCCTCTACCTCGCAGCCAAGGATGCTAGTTGCGTTGATAGCGTGATGGGTGACCTAAGCACTCTGCACGATGCGATGAGCACATGCAACGAGTTTTCCGTATTCATCAGTAACCCCTGTTTGCGTTCATCAACCAAGGTTGCATTTCTTCGTGACGACCTGAAGACGTTAGGTTTGCCAGAGATGCAGAAAGAGACTTTGAACTGTCTGGAGGTGCTTTTTACGCAGCGCCGATCTGGTGATTTTGCCGAGTTGGTAAAGCTGTTTGAGACTCTCTACATGGCAACGAAGGGCCAGGTGAAGTGCTATGCTCATTCCGCATGTGAGTTGAGTCCGAAACACAAGGTGGCTCTTGAGAATGCGCTGAAGAAACGTCTTGGCGGTTCCTCCCAGCCGTCTGTCGTTTACAAGGTTAATCCCAGTCTGATGGGAGGTTTGGTTGTGCGTATCGGTGACCAGGTGATAGACGCCTCTGTCAGTGCAAAGCTTGATCGTGTGCACTCAAGGCTATCGTGCAATTCCTAG